A single window of Ferrimonas balearica DSM 9799 DNA harbors:
- a CDS encoding uracil-DNA glycosylase family protein, translating into MTVCPTSASAAQIPISDDSTRELIHTVHACRLCQDVLDPNPVVQLASSARLLIIGQAPGLKVHQSGIPWNDASGDRLRHWLGMDRDTFYDPSRVAIIPMGLCYPGRGRSGDNPPDKRCAPRWHPTLLAQLPALELTLYIGQYAQKHYLEGFTSLTDTVARWAEFGPDRFPLPHPSPRNTLWLKRHPWFDDDVVPALRQRVQGLMAG; encoded by the coding sequence ATGACAGTTTGTCCAACATCGGCATCAGCCGCACAAATTCCGATCAGCGATGATTCAACCCGTGAACTGATTCACACCGTGCATGCCTGCCGCTTGTGTCAGGATGTGCTGGACCCGAATCCGGTGGTTCAGCTCGCCTCATCCGCGCGGTTGCTGATCATCGGCCAGGCCCCCGGCCTCAAGGTGCATCAAAGCGGCATCCCCTGGAATGACGCCAGCGGGGACCGGTTGCGCCACTGGCTGGGGATGGATCGCGACACCTTTTACGACCCCAGCCGGGTCGCCATCATCCCCATGGGGCTGTGTTATCCCGGCCGCGGCCGCAGTGGCGACAACCCTCCGGATAAGCGCTGTGCACCGCGCTGGCACCCGACGCTGCTGGCGCAGTTGCCCGCCCTTGAGCTCACCCTCTATATCGGCCAGTACGCCCAGAAACACTACCTGGAGGGGTTTACCAGCCTGACCGACACCGTCGCCCGCTGGGCCGAGTTCGGACCGGACCGCTTTCCGCTGCCCCACCCCTCCCCCCGCAACACCCTGTGGCTGAAACGCCACCCCTGGTTCGACGACGACGTCGTGCCCGCGCTGCGTCAGCGGGTACAAGGGTTGATGGCCGGTTAA
- a CDS encoding SDR family oxidoreductase, producing the protein MDGEVVLLTGASEGIGRALAHQLSARGARLMLVARNRERLDSLVAELPSPAFAYPLDLTELDQLPKLVEAALAQFGRLDRLILNAGITMWSTVEALTDLSVLERVMRVNYLATAHLAHAALPALKQSRGHIAVVSSLTGLTGVPTRSGYCASKHAVMGFFDALRIELRGSGVDVTVLCPDFVVTQTHKRAMGADGQPLGQTPMQESKIMTAEQCARAMVRAIEKRQRLWLGSFRGRLGRWLKLLAPGLIDGIAARAIARRH; encoded by the coding sequence ATGGACGGAGAAGTGGTGCTGTTGACCGGCGCCTCAGAAGGGATTGGTCGCGCGTTGGCCCATCAACTCAGTGCCCGTGGCGCCCGGCTGATGCTGGTTGCCCGCAACCGGGAGCGACTCGACAGCCTGGTGGCCGAACTGCCATCACCGGCCTTTGCCTACCCCCTCGACCTGACCGAGCTGGACCAACTGCCCAAGCTGGTGGAGGCCGCCCTGGCACAGTTTGGTCGTCTTGACCGCCTGATCCTCAACGCCGGCATCACCATGTGGAGCACGGTAGAGGCGCTGACGGACCTCTCCGTACTGGAGCGGGTGATGCGGGTGAACTACCTCGCCACTGCTCATCTGGCCCATGCGGCCTTGCCGGCACTGAAACAGTCCAGGGGCCACATCGCTGTGGTTTCCTCCCTGACCGGACTGACCGGCGTGCCGACCCGCAGCGGCTACTGCGCCTCCAAACATGCGGTGATGGGGTTCTTTGATGCGCTGCGGATCGAGTTGCGGGGCAGCGGGGTGGACGTCACCGTGCTCTGCCCCGACTTTGTGGTGACGCAAACCCATAAGCGCGCCATGGGCGCCGATGGCCAGCCGTTGGGGCAGACGCCGATGCAGGAGAGCAAGATCATGACCGCCGAGCAGTGCGCGCGGGCGATGGTCCGCGCCATCGAGAAGCGTCAGCGTCTCTGGCTCGGCTCCTTCCGTGGACGGTTGGGGCGGTGGCTTAAACTGCTGGCGCCGGGTTTGATCGATGGCATTGCGGCGCGGGCGATTGCCCGTCGCCACTGA
- a CDS encoding pseudouridine-5'-phosphate glycosidase, which produces MLEKYLDIHPEVAEAIANNRPVVALESTIISHGMPYPQNVETALKVEQTVRDAGAIPATIAIIKGRLTVGLTEEQVEFLGKEGLSVTKASRRDIPFIVAAGKTGATTVASTMILAAMAGIKVFATGGIGGVHRGAQQTFDISADLQELANTDVAVVCAGAKSILDLGLTREYLETFGVPVVGYQTDCLPAFYTRESDFSIDYRLDSSEAIATALNAKWGMGLKGGVVIANPIPEQYAMPKADIDAAIAQALAEAEQQGVGGKESTPFLLARVCELTGGNSLDSNIQLVLNNARLASGIARDLCAE; this is translated from the coding sequence ATGCTAGAGAAGTACCTGGATATCCACCCGGAAGTCGCCGAAGCCATCGCCAACAACCGCCCGGTCGTGGCGCTGGAGTCCACCATCATCTCCCACGGTATGCCTTACCCGCAGAACGTGGAGACCGCCCTGAAGGTGGAGCAGACCGTTCGTGACGCGGGTGCCATCCCGGCCACCATCGCCATCATCAAGGGCCGCCTGACCGTGGGCCTGACCGAAGAGCAGGTAGAGTTCCTGGGTAAAGAGGGTCTGTCCGTCACCAAGGCTTCCCGTCGTGACATCCCCTTTATCGTTGCTGCCGGTAAAACCGGTGCCACCACCGTAGCGTCCACCATGATCCTGGCCGCCATGGCCGGCATCAAAGTGTTTGCCACCGGTGGCATTGGCGGCGTGCACCGTGGTGCCCAGCAGACCTTCGACATCTCCGCTGACCTGCAGGAACTGGCCAACACCGACGTGGCCGTTGTCTGTGCCGGTGCCAAGTCCATCCTCGACCTGGGCCTGACCCGCGAGTACCTGGAAACCTTCGGTGTGCCGGTTGTCGGCTACCAGACCGACTGCCTGCCGGCGTTCTACACCCGCGAAAGCGATTTCAGCATCGACTACCGCCTGGACAGCAGCGAAGCCATTGCCACTGCGCTGAACGCCAAGTGGGGTATGGGCCTGAAAGGCGGTGTGGTGATCGCCAACCCGATCCCGGAACAGTACGCCATGCCGAAAGCTGACATCGATGCCGCCATCGCTCAGGCGCTGGCGGAAGCGGAGCAACAGGGTGTTGGTGGCAAAGAGTCCACCCCGTTCCTGCTGGCCCGCGTCTGTGAACTGACCGGTGGTAACAGCCTGGATTCCAACATCCAGCTGGTACTGAACAACGCCCGCCTGGCTTCCGGGATTGCTCGCGACCTGTGCGCTGAGTGA
- a CDS encoding patatin-like phospholipase family protein codes for MDQVGPSALIVEGGAMRGVFSCGVLDTFLARDFSPFDSFWGVSAGASNLAAYLAKMPGRNRKIYTDYSCRRAFLTPGRFLRGGDLMDLDWMWTITLAELGIDKAVLAADPRPFFLAVTRQDSGQAEYHTPDVEQLAETMKASSALPVLYRKGVRLGQHTYVDGGVADALPVAEAIRRGARQIMVLRSRPASYRKSASGLPALQRWLLRDTPHLVEPMLSRAERYNRTLDLIRQPPEGVNIVEICPPESFRLKRLTRDAEPLERGYELGRIAGEAAMARWQPFSGDGQSPAPQCHRSNPAPAV; via the coding sequence ATGGATCAGGTAGGGCCAAGCGCATTAATCGTGGAAGGCGGCGCCATGCGAGGGGTGTTTTCCTGCGGCGTACTGGACACCTTTCTGGCCCGGGACTTCAGTCCCTTTGACAGTTTCTGGGGCGTCTCGGCCGGCGCCTCCAATCTGGCAGCTTACCTGGCCAAGATGCCGGGCCGTAACCGCAAAATCTACACCGACTACAGCTGCCGCCGGGCGTTTCTGACCCCGGGCCGTTTTCTGCGTGGCGGCGACCTGATGGATCTGGATTGGATGTGGACCATCACTCTGGCGGAGTTGGGCATCGACAAGGCTGTTCTGGCCGCAGACCCCCGTCCCTTCTTTCTGGCGGTTACCCGCCAGGACAGCGGACAGGCGGAATACCACACCCCCGACGTTGAGCAGCTGGCCGAAACCATGAAGGCCAGCAGTGCCCTGCCCGTGCTGTACCGAAAAGGGGTGCGGCTGGGGCAACACACCTACGTTGATGGCGGGGTGGCGGATGCGCTGCCGGTGGCCGAGGCGATTCGTCGCGGTGCACGCCAGATCATGGTGCTGCGCAGCCGACCGGCCAGCTACCGCAAATCCGCTTCCGGCCTGCCCGCCCTGCAACGCTGGCTGCTGCGTGATACCCCGCATCTGGTTGAACCGATGCTGAGCCGGGCGGAACGCTACAACCGGACGCTCGACCTGATCCGCCAGCCGCCGGAAGGGGTGAACATCGTTGAGATCTGCCCGCCAGAATCCTTCCGGCTGAAGCGGCTGACCCGGGACGCCGAGCCTCTGGAGCGAGGCTATGAGCTGGGCCGGATCGCGGGCGAAGCGGCGATGGCCCGTTGGCAACCGTTCAGTGGCGACGGGCAATCGCCCGCGCCGCAATGCCATCGATCAAACCCGGCGCCAGCAGTTTAA
- a CDS encoding PfkB family carbohydrate kinase: MTEREQQILDLIRQDPLIPQQELADKLGISRSAIAGHIMHLTQKGHIQGKGYILAPERYALVIGGANMDLCGVADRPLVDGDSTPGSLTASAGGVGRNIADNLARLGSRVEFVSALGDDRWAEQLIESCRLAGVGTEHCLKIAGATTSSYLSLHDSDGEMRLALNDMSLIERLDAEQMERRRGPIDRASVVVLDANLSEDALETLFARPLDAPVLVDPVSRAKAHKLKPFLAQIDTLKPNALEAELLSGHRLDSDEDLPRVADALHQLGVKRVLLSLGSRGAYASDAGQGVRYLPSATDVVNVTGAGDALMAGLAHGRLAGWSFTETVPFALAAARLALATKTTINSTMSEAAVRRLMEKTPC; this comes from the coding sequence ATGACGGAGCGAGAGCAGCAGATCCTCGACCTGATCCGCCAGGATCCCCTGATCCCCCAGCAGGAGCTGGCGGACAAGCTGGGCATCAGTCGCAGTGCCATCGCGGGCCACATCATGCACCTCACCCAGAAAGGCCACATCCAGGGCAAAGGTTACATTCTTGCCCCTGAGCGCTACGCGTTGGTGATTGGTGGGGCCAATATGGACCTGTGCGGCGTGGCCGACCGGCCGCTGGTGGACGGTGACTCCACCCCGGGCAGCCTGACTGCCAGCGCCGGTGGTGTGGGCCGCAATATCGCCGACAACCTGGCTCGCCTGGGCAGCCGCGTCGAGTTTGTCTCTGCCCTTGGTGATGACCGCTGGGCCGAGCAGCTGATTGAATCCTGCCGTCTGGCTGGGGTGGGTACAGAGCACTGCCTGAAGATCGCCGGTGCCACCACCTCCAGTTACCTGTCGCTGCACGACAGCGATGGCGAGATGCGCCTCGCCCTCAATGACATGAGCCTGATTGAGCGCCTCGACGCTGAGCAGATGGAGCGCCGCCGTGGCCCCATCGACCGCGCTTCGGTGGTGGTGCTGGATGCCAACCTGTCCGAAGACGCACTGGAAACCCTGTTTGCCCGCCCACTGGATGCCCCGGTGCTGGTGGACCCGGTGTCCCGCGCCAAGGCGCACAAGCTCAAGCCTTTCCTGGCCCAGATCGACACCCTCAAGCCCAACGCGCTGGAAGCGGAGTTGCTGTCCGGCCATCGTCTCGACAGCGACGAAGACCTGCCTCGTGTGGCTGATGCGCTGCATCAGTTGGGGGTCAAGCGGGTGCTGCTCAGCCTGGGCAGCCGTGGCGCCTACGCCTCCGATGCGGGGCAGGGCGTCCGCTACCTGCCGTCCGCCACCGATGTGGTGAACGTCACCGGCGCCGGTGATGCGCTGATGGCGGGCCTGGCCCATGGCCGCCTTGCCGGCTGGTCCTTTACCGAGACCGTTCCTTTTGCCCTGGCCGCTGCCCGACTGGCGCTGGCGACCAAGACCACCATTAATTCCACTATGTCCGAAGCGGCCGTACGCCGCCTGATGGAGAAGACCCCATGCTAG
- a CDS encoding putative bifunctional diguanylate cyclase/phosphodiesterase — MKLSRRLLLLLFCLAIPLILTATGAAYWMIRDGFVGYEQRTYAAERAHLQMDVEHWLTQNRKSMTAIRTALESERPEALDFLVAQARQRGLISLVMNHHGELHVLQNPALPVDGNSEAMRALLDPILSTGTFQYERSGFARLGHQVFGLVAQPLNHRNWRGLIGIQAFDQTLLDTLSYRHHRIHTATLVDAPEGSPLALPHFAGTALTLEPQFDLTERQIRTEQIHRVMAILALVLVLLALASFFTFRRILLGPIGSLKQRIEQGLTQRKTSRPLPESGQDELSEISQLCNELFSQRLHQRQQISTLLRTVSDAVVLVDPQARIELVNPEAEKLLAVEHGPVRQCALVNLVAGPAGQELHAALKELLSSGRISLEGRVSLQQGGQKRQLEYHAARTLDHEGHTLGAVLVLRDITHSEQMKRELMHKSQRDQTTGIYNRHTFEQRLEALADLPGQHAICYMDLNRFKLINDSCGHEAGDRMLRDVAQEMVRSIRPGDLLARIGGDEFGLIMKDTSALETARVLKQLMERVEGITLYWDSGSYRVGISIGVAFQRADEQRPREVFKDAEIACHANKGKGGESQIHFFDSLDQDLAHQRNAPQWAMKINEAIVNDDLVLFYQPIEPVQASSPRRKCEVLLRIREEGGRILAPGQFIAAAERFNLMPAVDKAVIRKSFEWLARNSHLWNTQVLSINLSGTTLSNGNLVSYIDEMCALYRVPPETICFEVTETAAIANENRALEILHALRRRGFAFALDDFGSGFASYGYLRQLPVDYVKIDGCFVRNLANNAKDYAIVKSIHDVCRVMGIETVAEFVEDQETLSRLRAIGVNYAQGYGIGRPKDLETYQPVPQEDGVKA; from the coding sequence ATGAAACTCTCCCGTCGATTATTGCTGCTCCTGTTTTGTCTGGCTATCCCCCTGATCCTGACCGCCACCGGCGCCGCCTACTGGATGATCCGTGACGGCTTTGTCGGCTATGAGCAGCGAACCTACGCCGCCGAGCGGGCGCATCTGCAGATGGATGTGGAGCACTGGCTGACGCAGAACCGCAAATCGATGACGGCGATCCGCACCGCACTGGAGAGTGAACGCCCGGAAGCGCTGGATTTTCTGGTGGCCCAGGCCCGTCAGCGCGGCCTGATCTCTCTGGTGATGAACCACCACGGTGAGTTGCACGTGTTGCAGAACCCGGCGTTGCCGGTGGACGGCAACAGCGAAGCGATGCGGGCCCTGCTCGATCCCATTCTCTCCACCGGTACCTTTCAGTACGAGCGCAGCGGCTTTGCCCGTCTTGGCCATCAGGTGTTTGGGCTGGTGGCCCAGCCACTGAACCATCGCAACTGGCGTGGACTGATTGGCATTCAGGCGTTTGATCAGACTCTGCTGGACACCCTCAGCTATCGCCACCACCGCATCCATACCGCCACCCTGGTGGATGCCCCGGAAGGCAGCCCCCTGGCGCTGCCCCATTTCGCCGGGACAGCCCTGACCCTTGAGCCGCAGTTTGACCTGACTGAACGTCAGATCCGCACCGAACAGATCCATCGGGTGATGGCGATACTGGCGCTGGTACTGGTGCTGTTGGCACTGGCCAGTTTCTTTACCTTCCGTCGCATTCTGCTGGGGCCCATCGGCAGCCTGAAGCAGCGCATCGAACAGGGCCTGACTCAGCGCAAAACCAGTCGGCCGCTGCCGGAATCCGGGCAGGATGAGCTGTCTGAAATCAGCCAGCTGTGTAATGAGCTGTTTTCCCAACGCCTGCACCAGCGTCAACAGATCAGCACCCTGCTGCGCACCGTCAGCGATGCGGTGGTGCTGGTTGACCCACAGGCGCGTATCGAGCTGGTGAACCCGGAAGCGGAAAAGCTGCTGGCGGTCGAGCATGGTCCGGTGCGCCAGTGTGCCCTGGTCAATCTGGTGGCCGGCCCGGCGGGACAGGAACTGCATGCCGCCCTGAAAGAGCTGCTCAGCTCAGGCCGCATCAGCCTCGAAGGGCGGGTATCGCTGCAACAGGGGGGTCAGAAACGGCAACTGGAGTACCACGCTGCCCGTACGCTGGACCATGAGGGGCATACCCTGGGGGCGGTCCTGGTGCTGCGTGACATCACCCATTCCGAGCAGATGAAGCGCGAGTTGATGCACAAGTCCCAACGGGACCAGACCACCGGCATCTACAACCGCCACACCTTTGAACAGCGGCTGGAAGCGCTGGCAGATCTGCCGGGCCAGCACGCCATCTGCTACATGGATCTGAACCGCTTTAAGCTGATCAACGACAGTTGTGGCCACGAAGCCGGTGACCGCATGCTGCGCGATGTGGCTCAGGAGATGGTGCGGAGCATCCGCCCGGGCGACCTGCTGGCGCGCATCGGCGGCGATGAATTCGGCCTGATCATGAAAGACACCTCAGCGCTGGAGACGGCGCGGGTGCTGAAACAGCTGATGGAGCGGGTCGAGGGGATCACTCTTTACTGGGACAGTGGCAGCTACCGGGTGGGCATCAGCATCGGGGTGGCGTTCCAGCGGGCGGATGAGCAGCGGCCCCGTGAGGTGTTTAAAGACGCTGAAATCGCCTGTCACGCCAATAAGGGCAAGGGCGGCGAAAGCCAGATCCACTTCTTCGACTCCCTCGATCAGGATCTGGCCCACCAGCGCAACGCGCCGCAGTGGGCGATGAAGATCAACGAAGCGATCGTCAACGACGATCTGGTGCTGTTCTATCAGCCCATTGAGCCGGTGCAGGCCAGCAGTCCCCGTCGCAAGTGCGAAGTGCTGCTGCGGATCCGCGAAGAGGGCGGCCGCATCCTGGCGCCGGGCCAGTTTATTGCTGCGGCGGAGCGTTTTAACCTGATGCCGGCGGTGGACAAGGCGGTGATCCGCAAATCCTTTGAGTGGCTGGCCCGCAACAGCCACTTGTGGAATACCCAGGTGCTGTCGATCAACCTCTCTGGCACTACCCTCTCCAACGGCAATCTGGTCAGCTACATCGATGAGATGTGCGCGCTGTACCGGGTGCCGCCGGAAACCATCTGCTTCGAGGTGACCGAAACCGCCGCCATCGCCAACGAGAACCGGGCACTGGAGATCCTCCACGCCCTGCGCCGTCGCGGTTTCGCTTTTGCCCTGGATGACTTTGGCTCCGGCTTTGCTTCCTATGGCTACCTGCGCCAGTTGCCGGTGGATTACGTGAAGATCGACGGCTGCTTTGTCCGTAACCTGGCCAACAACGCCAAGGATTACGCCATCGTTAAATCGATTCACGATGTGTGCCGGGTGATGGGCATCGAAACCGTGGCGGAGTTTGTTGAGGACCAGGAAACCCTGTCCCGGCTTCGCGCCATCGGCGTTAACTACGCCCAGGGGTACGGCATCGGCCGACCCAAAGATCTGGAAACCTACCAGCCGGTACCGCAGGAGGATGGCGTTAAAGCCTGA